From the Schistocerca piceifrons isolate TAMUIC-IGC-003096 chromosome 2, iqSchPice1.1, whole genome shotgun sequence genome, the window aatgttttaattattgccaagccgacatttatcactgatcaaacctacttcattacacatttaagatattttgaaagaaccaaactgtttaaatttcaatgttaactaacattagctatccgcctacgaatgcacaaacgtataattaattcaaattttatcagccacaggatcactgaaaaagaagaacaatttcttaattcaccattgatttttatgcatctgttcccgatttacgggtttgctattgttggtcgcggcacagcccagcaacaccgctaaaaaatgctgaaaaattcttaaagaaattttatagatgacgtgggcaagctaatttacataaataattcacacttttgataaactctaatatatttagatcaaacaacaatacaactcacattaattcgtaacgcatcgtctaatggcggctaagtccagacagagacaaaagaagtctacccattcgtaaaaaactctttaacagtgtcctaccgcaatgacttctgaacagagaagaccaaagaatacataatgcattgtgcttaaatagtattgctgactattaacatttctttgcaaattgacgatattattctcttctggcaacatatctctgctatcgcaaatactgacacattttacaatcacataataaatacagaaaaaattcctatcctaaatacagacaaatattacaacaaaaaatataaggagaataacaaatgtcttttacaccacattcagtaatatttttgttcaataattacgatatatacaacttgcccagagcggcgtatatggtacaaataaactctttttttttttttttaataacgtgagtttgccagggaacgttacattgtcccctggcagcatttggcaaagagtttttacactttgacacaatggtgccagtaacgttctttacacttgtatattttacggaatggctcttttatttagtcccaggattatataagttcatggctcccccatttgggcgtaggcaaacaggaaacctgggcaaaactgtgccggagcccagccatcccagttggttcatggtcatttgaattaaatgcagttattcatttgaattaaattcagttcgtcacaaacggttacacaattacacaatatcacagtcacatacagttcgactgaagttttttgtgtgtgatactattattcttgtgatacactacaaggtcacttgtcctacgtagtaaatgttcaatgtttatcgaaatgaagtcattgacatgttattcagtttatgtgaacataaaaaaaaatcaataatgctgtatttggtgagcggtgcggagtgattgttgagcggcgctcggcgcggcgcgctgactccgtgtaggtcaccgcccccggcgttgacagctacggcgcggaggggcgtggctgtctgtctggtctgctacgggctgctgcggccgctgcatagctgatgtagccggatgcgcgttggatatccgctcgcccgtgcgacgttttcttgcagtgctccaggaaacatgcaacaagttcagaaacagtgtactatccttataggcatttttcctgctgtgggaaagaacgcacacagttagtggcagttattactcagtaggccttcactagtctggtttgcacaatgtttcgttgtcacagtaacacgttttatgggcatacaatatttttcaccatgtcatgacttgtcattagtcacacgcaagttttcaccttaggacaaaatgtatcttcgtagtcaatgcgctttcctagcgtcccttgacacacaaagagttaaagtttgacactagcttgatccaccgtccgttatcggttcactgttcgtgtcgtgctagttccttgtccatttgcacacacggcgatgatacagttttttatcacttatacacaactattccgtgacgtattgctgcaggtttaacagtcactgtctgtctctgccgcacaatactgcacttttgttaagttcctttatttttatttacaatgtccgctgtgcatttttttttatttttattttgtaatagcacattcgtaactctttaccaaggtgtgatatttgcgtacatggtaacaaaatattaaaatttggtattagtttgcccaaaagtcatctatattcgtgttcgagtagattttatttgtgcattccagccggattcaggcatattgttcaataactcctttgaactcatgtcacactttactatcaacgtcctacgtaactacagtgtagtctctgtaggcaaaaattgacttggactgtatctggctagctcttttttactgtttgaatctgcacatgcttcaattgaagcttctttgtgcgtaactttgcattacataaatttgcaacaagtttgcctcccgtggtgccctcgggtcactactgggtgcattattttctctaataacattggttagataataaagttctcagggcctcatattattgatattattctgggttcgaatctgtcaatctgacagctacacatatatacctacatacacataatagagaagattgtgccaagaaatatttcaaatttgggcacatagaaaattatgtagtacactaactaatcattactaaaatgttctttttgattgaactctgtcacagcttaacactacaaataattgcactaatcagattatctgtgcaaacatttagagcatgttctagataacacaaattaaaagagtacataacacaaatatccatacacatgagaaagtcaatcatattcttataactaaacacttctacactagtacattatctctaaagatcacacatcattaatgttcattatttacaaaagaatggtgttcacataggactattagtcttttactgtaggaatgcttttacatccttacgcggatacagtccccgtactctccctgagtggggatctgctaagagatagctacactcatgtggcacacttactactctaaaaggtccattgtacaccaattgccacttgctattttgtttcaaggatgccgaggacttaggatgattgcgtaagagtaccaagtccccaacactaaatttttggttgttcgtcacatgtcgattatatttttctttccttttctgagcgcacctggtaaggttgcaccctgcttttcttatcttctcttccttaggctcaggaatgactgggaccttaggcaaaggtgccagccactcattcaaaactctattattattcattataatctcgtttggtggataccccgtagaagcatgcggggttgcgttgtgaacttctacaaacttaggtatcagatctggccatcttgtgtgtttatatgcaatgtataacctgaaaaatttatttaactctccaaatgttctctctactaaacttgcttgtgggtgaaaacgggaaattagtatatgctttatatcttgttcatgtaaatagtttttccaggtatggcctgtaaaataggaatcattatccgatattatcgcttcaggcttacccacttgtgtaaaatattccttccctaaccatttaactattccacgagcagtggctgatttaaggcagtatatttttaaatatttagagaaaaggtcatacaccgctaaaatgtacttcaatccacccctggctcgtgggtagggtcctgctatgtctatagatactaactgaagtggtcgatgaggcactataggatgcagttcaaaccttgtggacttattttgaaacttagctttttggcacagaggacaagtcctgataatggtgcgagtctgctggcttatccccttaaaataacagaatttggacaaaatccttattgtcttgcctatcccagcgtgaccccatgctaaatgcgtgtgccacactacagctgggatagcctgttgtggtatacacacgactccatggtcatttgacacacctgttttataatacagaatattatctactattttgaaattctgaacactttttagattggttccttctttaattttactaatgatatctcgccaaatcggatcagtttcctgcaatatggacatatttttacacatatgtaaaaagtccctcctatgtaccttatcttgtactaatagtattcgatattcctccgattgttccaaaatatttgacattgaggattgccctagtggaagcctcgacaaggcgtctgctacaacattatcttgtcctttaaggtacatgattttaattttatattcctgtaatgctaacctccatcttagcaagcgggtatggtataatttgcaagtcattaaatagctcaaagcctggtggtcactgaatactttgacttctttaccatagatgtaatagttaaatttctttaccgcccaaaccactgcaagagcctctaattcggtagcggaatatgctctctcgcagctgtttagtgtgcggctggcaaatccgataacattgattgttgtggggtcgttgctcctgtcccactgaaataaacacgcgcccagaccgtatgaacacgaatctgtcgctatacaaaaatcttttgtcatgtctgggtgtcgcagtatgttggcgttcaccaaggcatttttgatagcgtcaaatgcgcgttgacattcttctgtccacacccagtgcgcatttttacgcaacaggctcaataaagattcgttattcattaattggtttggaacaaaccgtctaaaaaaagatgctagacctataaatgctttgagctgtttcttagttctcggactaggaaacccacgaattacatcaagttttttgttgtcaggcttgatgccttgtggtgttattatgtgacctagaaatttaatctgattacgtccaaatttggatttatcaagattcgctgttactcccgcttgcttaaacctttctaagactttactcagtagttctacgtgctcctcccaggtggcagtggcaatcactagatcgtctacatacactgttaccctttgcagcaaatccggacctaaaaccgcgtcgagggctgttataaaaactcctgcacttacatttaggccgaaaggtagtaccctaaattggtagctccttcccccaaatataaatgcagtatatttcctcgactcgggtgtgaacatgatttgccagaaagaacttctcatatcaatagatgtcaaatatttttgcactccatgaaatttttgaatttgctcatcacgattttccggatgagtcctaacaggtacaataatttcatttatgtctctcgcatctagtactaaccgtacctgtccgtctgcttttgctaccgccaccaaaggactactataaggggacaaagacggttctattattccccactcgatcagttttcttatttctttagctactatttccttcttggaccaaggaatggagtatgaggctcgacagtaagttttgtgaggctttacctcgatattgtactgatatcccttaacaattcctggtcgttctgaaaatacatctgcataattagataataactgtaccaaatcctgctgttgcatagagttcaaattttcggactgtgatactttgttcacaagtgcgtccacatttgcttttaattgatcatcttgtacgtcaggataatagagattctgacctagacaatgattgtctaaatgtagtatccacggattcctacaccttatgttaatagcgttacaattaggtacaggtacctcttcagatctgagcatggacaattctattctcctaccagcattcatcaagcttaattttccccgagaaaggtcgattattgcgtccctttctcttaaaaaatctacccccaaaatgcaggctacctttaaaccctttactaccaggaatgagcacgctatggcttcatcccctacatacatctctacccgcacttggagtttaattatttgtcgctgtgcacttatggctccagtgactttacaattattcacgggaaaagtcagcatacgcctttccttccccagtactttgaataagtccatactcataacactgacagtagcacctgtatctacgaccgcttgcacatcaatattgttaattttgatctctattatcgcttgtactttgtctttgtgctcctttatgcacgtggatggttcagttattaattcatctcccatctgtaccccgtcattatacctaaggatacagattttgttcggtgttttgttctgtgtcgggctgctctcactccaaacctcagccgacgatggagagcgtatctcggctgcatctagtttgttgaattattgctagtggatgggcgtggctgctctgtgtcactgacctccactatgtgcacgttgtgttgcgtcggccgccacggttgcgcaattggcgcattttgtggtggcggtcggttattgtcatatctatcactgttttgccggtccggactgggcctctggttctgcggccaagttcggtttgcatcattataagtattagtgttgctcggccccctggcatttttccatctattattgcttggtgggcctgtctcataccggtcatcgaacctccttttccggtcattattcaccggcggactattgccgttccggtctctacctctatttccgttttgtgcatactcctgtctcctattattacctccgccgtttccattacttggtggaggcgtgttatttctaccatttctataaccatttccgttacttctagcctgttcagaggctgccttaacgtcctcctgaatcaggtcaattgagtccagaacagacaagaaatgttccatatcattttcaggcacgtgtataagtttttcctttacatgtatcggcaagtgtgatttcaaaagcctgatcaaatcccgggatgaaatctgttcgtcccagtaacgggtcttattaatgtacttctcgaaatattttcgcaaattgcctagtcgtggagaatacggctctggattatatacctccttccgtaatctctcctggatacatgttgaccaatatttggccaagaatgctttttcaaattgctcatatgtatcacaactgtcagctgcttcggttgcccataatgcagcatctccttgtatgtaagacataacgaactgtattttctgggtatgactccaaacgctaggcaaaatgtttctaaatcccttgataaacactacagggtgaacagacttcttctccgttgtaaagatctgaaactgtcggttcctaatcaagctttcttcaatcactactttggaatgacatttatttgtttcgcttacattggttgcctgttctgtctcgcagtcgcaattttttactgcagtatttatatgcctatcattgttggacctggctggcgtgacatacgcccgttcctcgtcatgccgcaagctaagctccatctcggcaagacgacggtccacactccgctgccacagcggaatgtctttgtgcactatcctttttagatcttgcacatccgcactggagcccacatctctggcctcaattgcggcgtgcactttctgatctatttcttttatgacttcattttctactttgtgcacttgttcgatcactttgttctcaattacttgagttgtgtcaatttctagttgttcgactctattagtcaggacactgatttcctctactatattggcgttagccacttgaacactatctactctttcgcttaattcttgcaccgttttgggtatggtttcatatttttgtttcaaactaacaatctcactttgcataacttctaaagtttgcatcaactgcaagtccctctcatgcaggcgtcggtcacgctctgcttgtttagcatcacgttctctatcgcgctctgctcgtttggcaaattcagctaccaatctctggtcacgctctgcttgttcagcatcacgttctctatcgcgttctgcttgcatacatgcaaattcagctaccaatctctggtcacgctctgcttgttcagcatcacgttctctatcgcgttctgcttgtttagcatcacgttctctatcgcgttctgcttgtttagcatcacgttctctatcacgctctgcttgcacacgtacaaattcagcttggaaattgagcatgcgctcgaacataactcttaatgattgcacttctgacacctcaccactctctggtccgtgtccagtgcttgcggatggcacagtatttccgctatcaactgaatcactgggtggcaatggcaacatttcttgtccttctgcccccagattctcacattgtacttcctgaactacgtcactaacattactttgtgtcccactttccaactcggtatcactacttactgactgttgctcatcatccatgttgatatctttctgactacgcaatctaaccatagtaaacaaaagaaataaaatctgaactaaatatcctaacactcaggtttcactgacataatcacacaagaaatggacattaactaatacacacttactatatactacaatgactaactacctaaatgtcctgttattttaaaacaaagcactaacaacaagcacaccactaatgatccgagaacactgcactggggctactttactacccacaggacaactacactgtagctttaccttttggtgatctatcttgggtgcagctgccccctgatattgtggtaggtaattaatttttcgaaatattgagctctcttcttcagcttgcctctgggtacatagtgttctcatgcaaaaaatcatacacaggtattaccacacaatattggttatgcaatacatacaatacatagaaaaattattaaatgttctgcaacaaagttcgactatattaattccctagttatctcacgggtatttagtggccactgcatattcgagccccacgttgggcgccaatttaacgaaatcggtcgtaatgaatgggattgatttgaaatttcgttaaagaagaataataaaatttatctgttgtttttaagttaattttctttcgtgcgaactttgttgtagaaccactctcttattttcgtgtggtaataaaaaaaatttttacttacttaattattacgtacatttaaagaaaaaataatatttacgtgaactcatatgaactggttaagaatattaggttgagaattgggtcctttaaatcattcggccttggcatacactttcctgatgcagtggattttttgttaaatatttttactgaattttatcccggcactagccatagaacacaagattacctctattagcagaaaatgttttaattattgccaagccgacatttatcactgatcaaacctacttcattacacatttaagatattttgaaagaaccaaactgtttaaatttcaatgttaactaacattagctatccgcctacgaatgcacaaacgtataattaattcaaattttatcagccacaggatcactgaaaaagaagaacaatttcttaattcaccattgatttttatgcatctgttcccgatttacgggtttgctattgttggtcgcggcacagcccagcaacaccgctaaaaaatgctgaaaaattcttaaagaaattttatagatgacgtgggcaagctaatttacataaataattcacacttttgataaactctaatatatttagatcaaacaacaatacaactcacattaattcgtaacgcatcgtctaatggcggctaagtccagacagagacaaaagaagtctacccattcgtaaaaaactctttaacagtgtcctaccgcaatgacttctgaacagagaagaccaaagaatacataatgcattgtgcttaaatagtattgctgactattaacatttctttgcaaattgacgatattattctcttctggcaacatatctctgctatcgcaaatactgacacattttacaatcacataataaatacagaaaaaattcctatcctaaatacagacaaatattacaacaaaaaatataaggagaataacaaatgtcttttacaccacattcagtaatatttttgttcaataattacgatatatacaacttgcccagagcggcgtatatggtacaaataaactcttttttttttttttttaataacgtgagtttgccagggaacgttacatgttGTATTAGGAGGATTACCAaaattttccttcactaattttccagcaacagttgcataataaGAATTGAAATTGTTTGACagtcagtgacattcttgccatcataCAACATCAcgatatttttgtgagttgtcttcttccttgtaagatcctgcacagcttgCCATATGGACTTTGTTTTATTGGGTGACTTCATCATATATTTgtcattatccttaatttttgcctcctttatgacatttcaaaactagcttcaattttttgaaataactaagaaattctggactgctgtcagtttttggtttacaagatactctaatgcctgatgtaatccagtttttgaatctatctgtgcttctggaaatcactttcctttgtggaaaagctatgtcaaggctatgcttgaaaatgttcaaaacattttccatcttttcattggtagtagaggtatcatatacttctctccaagattcTTCACTGGTTAGATACTGGAAGTAtcaatatttttctgactataaatccttttatgaataatattttgtacattgatcgaaatgtgatttacaggtatggttAGTAATTGCAAAAGGTGGTCACTATACCcagtatcaaagttttctgatgtccacttgtccatgtttacacatatCTGATCCTAGGAGAGTGACAGGGAGCTAACAGTCAGACAAAGATTGTAGACTTTTATAATATTTAAGAACTTATCCCTGTGAGGTctatggctcagaaagtcaatatCAAAATCTTCACACAGTACCACTGCTTTCCCAGTTGTCTTgagtttgcctaaagcaaggtccaGTTTTTTGGAATAAAACACGTATGTTGGTAACAGGAGATCTATACACGCATAAAACAATATTTTGTGCAGACATTAACTcaacagctgagatttcaaagttTCTTTCACAACCAAGTTTACAAACAGAGGCTATACTCTTataatgtacattttcttttacatatatacaagttcccccatgttttgattacattctacaaaagcagtttgcaaggttaaaatgcaatatttttaagtattgaaaagactcattttgtaaccaatgctcacaaaacataaaactgaaacatctttccattcagtattgaggagtatatttatttcatcaactttgtttgttaatgactgtacattctggCGTACACTCTTCAGTGTGCATCTGCAATTTAATTCTACATTTTGTGATACAGTCTACTTCCCCTAAAAatgtctttcaccctttttataagACATTGTATCTTTCTTTATGGcccatttgtccaaagtactttggactgcttctatGCCTGTTGTGACTCAAATTCGCTAAATGAAAGATctcttcaaccaaaaattgtttctcactgtgaagccggccagagtggccgtgcgtttctaggcgctacagtctggagtcgagcgaccgctacggtcgcaggttcgaatcctgcctcgggcatggatgtgtgtggtgtccttaggttagttaggtttaattagttctaagttctaggcgactgatgactttagaagttaagtcgcatagtgctcagagccatttgaaccatttgaactcactgtgatttaaatgaaggccatggctgATATGTACAGATCTATGTAATGTGCTTACATTTGTTAAGTTCACATACAGAAATTTTTTGCATACTTCATCTATCTCTTTGTTTACCCTTCCTGTTAatttatttacacatgaccaaggTGGTAGGTCATATCTGTGTGGCTGATTTATaacagctacatttgtgttgcCCAATTTGGGTAGCACACTTTCAGAACATCATTTGCACCTGCACAAATTACAACACAGTCTTTTGGGTCAAGGTTTTAACACAATTTCCCCACCAtttttgtcacttctgcaatgCCTACTCCTGGTTTGACAAAGGCATGGACATTTGCATTAGTTTTTGTATCTGCCACCTTTTCTGCTATTTGATGTCCATGATTATGAGCAAAAATTAagactttttgttcttttttgcacACTTGAGGCCAGTTGactgattttttaatcacatttctttgtttacAATGCAACACACGTGAAAAATTTACAATGTGCGGTTGttgttgtttataattattatctgGACTCATATGTTTCTGAGTGC encodes:
- the LOC124775322 gene encoding RNA-binding protein 25-like produces the protein MDDEQQSVSSDTELESGTQSNVSDVVQEVQCENLGAEGQEMLPLPPSDSVDSGNTVPSASTGHGPESGEVSEVQSLRVMFERMLNFQAEFVRVQAERDRERDAKQAERDRERDAKQAERDRERDAEQAERDQRLVAEFACMQAERDRERDAEQAERDQRLVAEFAKRAERDRERDAKQAERDRRLHERDLQLMQTLEVMQSEIVSLKQKYETIPKTVQELSERVDSVQVANANIVEEISVLTNRVEQLEIDTTQVIENKVIEQVHKVENEVIKEIDQKVHAAIEARDVGSSADVQDLKRIVHKDIPLWQRSVDRRLAEMELSLRHDEERALEENKDDRKNSY